Genomic segment of Phycisphaerae bacterium:
AACCGCCCAGCCGCTCACCCAGGTCCCGGATGAGTACGCCTTCTACACCCCGCCCGCCGATCGATCCTTCTACCCGATCCTGCCCGACGGCGAGGTCAAGAACGTCATCCTCTTGATCGGCGACGGAATGGGCCTCGCCCAGGTCGCTTCCGCCCGAATCAAAGCCGTCGGAGCTGACGGATGCCTCCACGTGGATCGGCTGCCGGTCACCGGCTTTGCCACGACGCACTCGACTTCGTTGGTCACCGACTCCGCCGCCGCGGGAACCGCCCTGGCGACCGGCTGCAAAACCAGGAATGGGACGCTCGCGTTGCTGCCCGACCAGAGCCGCCTCAAAACCATTCTCGAGGCCGCCAGAGACAAAAAAATGGCGACAGGCCTGGTCGTGGTCTGCACGCCCAATCATGCCACCCCCGCCGCCTTCGCCTCGCACGTGCAATCCAGGACCATGGGGCCGGAAATCACCGAACAAATGCTGGAAAACAAGGTCGATGTCATCTTCGCCAGAGGAGATGCTGGTACGACAACCCAGCCGAGCCCTGACGCGTCTCAGGCCATACAGGCGGGATACCAGGTGGTGTCGAACCGCGACCAAATGGGAACTGTCATCGCCGACCAAACACCAGTGCTGGGTCTTTTTCGAGATGCTTCCGGCCAGAACCCGCCCATGCTCGCCGCCATGACCGCTAAGGCCATCGAAATCCTCAGTCGCGATCGAGACGGCTTCTTCCTCATGGTCGAAGGCAGCGACATCGACGGGGCCTGCCACGGGAACAACGCCTCCGGCTCCATCCAGAAAACGCTCCTCTTCGACCTGGCGATCAAGGAAGCTATCGAGTTCGCCCTCAAGGACAAGCACACCCTCGTAGTCGTCACCGCCGACCACGAAACCGGCGGCATGGCCGTCAACGGCGGCAGCCTCGACGGCAACGAAGTCAACGTAGGCTGGACCACCGGCGGACACACCGCCATTCCGGTTCCCGTCTACGCCTTCGGACCCGGCGCCTCTCGATTCATGGGCCTGCGAGACAACACCGAAATCCCACGCGTCTTTGCCCAACTCCTCGGCATCGACGATTTCCCCAAGGCATTCCCTCGCGAACAACTCTACAAGCATAAGCTCACCACGCAACTGACCTCGCCCAATTTCAGCCCGCCGGTCGTGCGTTCCGACAGCCTCTCCGGTTCCGAACAGTGGATCGAATACGCCTGGCCGACTCCGCAGACGGTCCATCGCCTGGTCTGCGCCTGGCCGTCGAACGACCTGCCCGCTCAGTACAAAATCGAATGGCACGACGGGACCGCCTGGCAACCGTGCAGCGGAACCGACGACTGGCGAACCCCAGCCGCCGACACCGAAGACTACACCATCGACCCCGTCCAAACCTCCCGCCTCCGGATGGTCATGCGGACCAAAACCGGCAAACCGGCCAAACACGCCCAATTCGACGCCTATCACATCCCAAGGCTGACGCCTCCAGTTGTTGAGGCGCAAGAGGACTGGTCGAAGGATTTTGCACCCTCAGCCGACGGCTTCATCCGCGACTGGCTCGTCTGCGGCCCGTTCCCCTCGCCGGGACTGCGCGAAGAGATCAAGGACAAACCGATCA
This window contains:
- a CDS encoding alkaline phosphatase — translated: MTQRGIVSGKLLVLVLLLCVVSGCATVQPFGPAPRVETAQPLTQVPDEYAFYTPPADRSFYPILPDGEVKNVILLIGDGMGLAQVASARIKAVGADGCLHVDRLPVTGFATTHSTSLVTDSAAAGTALATGCKTRNGTLALLPDQSRLKTILEAARDKKMATGLVVVCTPNHATPAAFASHVQSRTMGPEITEQMLENKVDVIFARGDAGTTTQPSPDASQAIQAGYQVVSNRDQMGTVIADQTPVLGLFRDASGQNPPMLAAMTAKAIEILSRDRDGFFLMVEGSDIDGACHGNNASGSIQKTLLFDLAIKEAIEFALKDKHTLVVVTADHETGGMAVNGGSLDGNEVNVGWTTGGHTAIPVPVYAFGPGASRFMGLRDNTEIPRVFAQLLGIDDFPKAFPREQLYKHKLTTQLTSPNFSPPVVRSDSLSGSEQWIEYAWPTPQTVHRLVCAWPSNDLPAQYKIEWHDGTAWQPCSGTDDWRTPAADTEDYTIDPVQTSRLRMVMRTKTGKPAKHAQFDAYHIPRLTPPVVEAQEDWSKDFAPSADGFIRDWLVCGPFPSPGLREEIKDKPINWDQDMLDNCWIYGAGRGEAVIQPRVDHEHVAFFPAGTLALWKPMDVRVAWQPVHADGDRLDLKDRFLNNMIVKSGQVVEQCFGYACAYLDVP